From Pseudovibrio sp. Tun.PSC04-5.I4, a single genomic window includes:
- a CDS encoding AAA domain-containing protein: MSELIDYWILSLRDMEYCAPDIKKGVNVPINWDRAKGGVLPLALCQELFAEADRNAQKRQPSEPMVEELAVMIAPFSFRRAVLGQRPKDYAPIWITASVDREGRLATDTETPPFLVRDMLSPNANADVLIGEAAAQEAFHKSHKFMLTQGGWSEQVRYMNELWEKVNGRPLEAILKDNKNTGILSLRAAEVKGIARNLAENLKGFKQVASEQRGKTSLQAFIDLKSSSAQALDGYSKDALARHCGHIAKEFGLSPSQREAQAQVSALNTGQVLAIEGPPGTGKTTLMQSVLANGIVEAALRGKDPFVVLACSANNQAVLNLNQSLAEAANSSDESTLSKRWLPSPREVLSTDVAVDTLGAYLASEGQVENVDVNQVLTMTLEIDGNKRRWCGGHTLFERREYFQAAKSHFIEAAETAFSKSFESVIDVKLALHQRLKRLDTQLKAFSAECFVIATVAKKYGSDCASVVEEIEERLRHCQWNGAAPVVEGLEEAKSAKERHISHELYVGRELLNTAGFLDWLFPRRRVRRSAKFFREHEAFDVANALLDCRKPIKAEEFLDQQIAAQKTECHKLESQIRDLDVYRFEFEGLQTDKKQFQASMERLNSLLLKLGIEGRKFIEMPEWSQPNKTQELLDRVLRRDMFMLACRYWEARWLEEMAQYLPKVEAESSKKGDINANSGEKTVKERLHRYAMLTPCFVATFFQAAKFFNLRRGKSGGFKLEPLWGFCDLIIVDEAGQSAPHIGAAPFALAKAAVCIGDVKQIKPVSKLPDFVDLGNIEASGLTEAFADLAGGGQDGQAEDCGFRAGTGSLMAAAMAVSCYNREGGDGMFLREHRRCYDDIISYCNDAFYSGQMQPLKGLAPREKGMLPPLGYAHIQGRANKQGGSWANPSEASAIAQWISENREVLLKQANLPEGKLSEAVAVISPFKSQAQAIKSALTKQGIKDDITVGTVHALQGAERPIVIFSTTYSANSLKKVHSLFFDSDASILNVAVSRAKLSFLVFGDMNIMNPSGRNASSILARRLFDDPQNEIKNVDGAPKLTTLPGIMPERLETLQQFQAILRQAFEQAQNRLLVVSPFLSRAAIEEDNVIELYHAAVKRGVDVRIVYDVLKEANNQWFVDGRKLLEDSGVKLTAARNVHNKTLCVDHDFIVEGSFNWLSANRQTFSQQERAFLLRGAEVNQMIDEVWAEYNESTFA; encoded by the coding sequence TTGTCAGAACTCATCGATTACTGGATTTTATCTCTTCGCGATATGGAATACTGCGCGCCCGATATTAAGAAGGGCGTTAATGTACCCATCAATTGGGATAGAGCAAAAGGAGGCGTCCTTCCTCTCGCTCTCTGTCAGGAGTTGTTTGCGGAGGCAGATCGCAATGCGCAAAAGAGGCAGCCAAGTGAGCCAATGGTCGAAGAGCTTGCGGTCATGATTGCGCCTTTCTCGTTTCGCCGCGCAGTTCTGGGGCAGAGGCCTAAAGACTACGCACCAATCTGGATAACTGCTTCTGTTGACCGGGAAGGGCGACTAGCTACTGATACGGAGACACCGCCGTTTCTTGTGAGGGATATGCTGTCGCCAAACGCGAATGCAGATGTTTTGATTGGTGAGGCAGCAGCTCAAGAGGCTTTTCACAAAAGCCACAAATTCATGCTCACTCAAGGTGGTTGGAGTGAGCAGGTGCGCTACATGAATGAGCTCTGGGAGAAGGTAAACGGAAGACCGCTTGAAGCCATTCTCAAAGATAACAAAAATACAGGTATCTTGAGCTTAAGAGCAGCAGAGGTGAAGGGCATTGCTCGCAACCTTGCTGAGAACCTGAAAGGATTTAAGCAAGTTGCAAGTGAGCAACGCGGCAAAACTTCGCTTCAGGCATTTATTGATTTGAAGAGCTCGAGTGCTCAAGCACTGGATGGTTACTCAAAGGACGCCCTTGCGCGCCATTGTGGGCACATCGCAAAAGAATTTGGACTTTCTCCTTCTCAACGAGAAGCTCAAGCGCAGGTTTCAGCGCTTAATACTGGACAAGTGCTTGCCATTGAAGGTCCTCCCGGGACCGGAAAAACGACGTTAATGCAGTCTGTATTGGCAAACGGTATTGTTGAGGCCGCATTACGAGGAAAAGACCCGTTTGTTGTTCTCGCATGCTCGGCGAATAACCAAGCCGTACTGAACTTAAATCAGAGCTTGGCAGAGGCAGCGAATAGTAGCGATGAAAGCACTTTGAGTAAAAGGTGGCTGCCGTCTCCTCGTGAGGTTCTTTCCACTGATGTCGCAGTCGACACCCTCGGCGCTTATCTCGCATCTGAAGGCCAGGTAGAAAACGTTGACGTGAACCAAGTTTTGACGATGACGCTTGAGATCGATGGGAACAAACGCCGATGGTGCGGAGGGCATACCCTCTTTGAACGTCGAGAGTACTTCCAAGCTGCAAAATCCCATTTTATTGAAGCTGCGGAAACCGCATTCTCAAAAAGCTTTGAAAGCGTCATTGATGTTAAACTAGCTCTACATCAGCGCTTGAAAAGACTAGACACTCAGCTGAAAGCTTTCTCTGCCGAATGTTTCGTGATCGCTACAGTGGCAAAAAAGTACGGTTCTGACTGCGCAAGTGTGGTGGAAGAAATCGAAGAGCGCTTGAGGCATTGTCAGTGGAATGGAGCTGCACCCGTCGTTGAAGGTCTTGAAGAAGCAAAATCTGCCAAAGAACGGCACATAAGTCATGAGCTTTATGTAGGGCGTGAGCTGCTAAACACTGCTGGTTTTCTTGATTGGCTCTTCCCTCGTCGAAGGGTCCGCAGATCAGCCAAGTTTTTCCGTGAACATGAAGCGTTCGATGTTGCAAACGCGCTTTTGGATTGTCGGAAGCCTATTAAGGCGGAAGAGTTTCTGGATCAGCAGATCGCAGCTCAAAAAACTGAGTGTCATAAGCTGGAATCTCAGATTAGAGATTTAGATGTTTATCGGTTTGAGTTTGAAGGCCTGCAGACAGACAAGAAGCAATTTCAAGCCAGCATGGAGCGTTTGAATAGCTTGCTCTTAAAGCTTGGTATCGAAGGGCGAAAGTTCATCGAAATGCCTGAATGGTCCCAGCCAAACAAGACGCAGGAACTTCTAGACAGAGTTTTGCGCCGTGACATGTTCATGTTGGCATGCCGTTATTGGGAAGCTCGCTGGCTGGAGGAGATGGCTCAGTATCTCCCTAAGGTCGAAGCGGAAAGTTCCAAAAAAGGCGATATCAACGCAAATAGCGGGGAGAAGACAGTAAAAGAGCGCTTGCATCGCTACGCGATGCTGACGCCATGTTTTGTTGCAACATTTTTCCAGGCCGCAAAGTTCTTCAATCTCAGGCGCGGTAAAAGCGGAGGCTTCAAGTTAGAGCCTCTTTGGGGCTTTTGCGATTTGATTATCGTTGATGAAGCTGGTCAGAGCGCTCCACATATTGGTGCTGCTCCATTTGCCTTAGCAAAGGCAGCCGTCTGTATTGGGGACGTTAAGCAAATCAAACCGGTGTCTAAGCTACCGGATTTTGTCGATCTGGGAAACATTGAAGCCTCTGGCCTGACTGAAGCATTTGCAGATTTAGCAGGTGGTGGGCAGGACGGACAAGCAGAAGACTGTGGCTTTAGGGCCGGAACCGGGAGCCTTATGGCAGCTGCAATGGCTGTCAGTTGCTACAACCGTGAAGGTGGAGATGGTATGTTCCTTCGCGAACATAGGCGCTGCTACGATGATATCATCTCATACTGCAATGATGCATTTTATAGCGGTCAGATGCAGCCTTTGAAGGGGCTAGCGCCACGTGAAAAAGGCATGCTGCCTCCGCTGGGTTACGCGCACATACAAGGTCGCGCTAATAAGCAGGGTGGAAGCTGGGCGAATCCCTCGGAAGCCTCTGCTATTGCCCAGTGGATCTCTGAAAATAGAGAGGTACTGCTGAAACAGGCAAATCTGCCAGAAGGTAAATTGAGTGAAGCAGTAGCGGTGATTTCACCATTTAAATCTCAGGCACAAGCGATTAAGTCAGCGCTGACTAAGCAAGGGATTAAGGATGATATCACCGTAGGGACGGTGCATGCTCTCCAAGGTGCAGAGCGACCTATTGTGATCTTTTCGACCACATACTCAGCGAATTCATTAAAGAAGGTACATTCCCTGTTCTTTGATAGTGACGCTTCGATCCTCAATGTTGCTGTGAGTCGTGCAAAACTTAGCTTCTTAGTTTTTGGTGACATGAACATCATGAACCCATCAGGGCGGAACGCCTCTAGTATTTTGGCGCGCCGATTATTTGATGACCCCCAAAACGAAATCAAGAATGTTGATGGGGCTCCGAAGCTGACCACGCTTCCTGGGATCATGCCTGAGCGATTAGAAACTCTGCAGCAGTTTCAAGCGATTTTGCGACAGGCATTTGAACAAGCCCAAAACCGTCTGCTCGTTGTTTCCCCGTTTTTATCGCGAGCAGCAATCGAGGAAGATAACGTCATCGAATTGTACCATGCAGCTGTGAAACGGGGCGTTGATGTTCGCATCGTCTATGACGTGCTCAAAGAAGCTAATAATCAGTGGTTTGTCGATGGGCGCAAACTGCTGGAGGATAGTGGTGTAAAGCTGACAGCAGCACGCAACGTGCACAATAAGACGCTCTGCGTTGATCACGATTTTATCGTGGAGGGGAGTTTCAACTGGCTCAGTGCTAACCGTCAAACCTTCTCGCAACAAGAGAGAGCATTTCTCTTGAGAGGAGCTGAAGTCAATCAGATGATTGATGAGGTATGGGCGGAGTACAACGAGAGCACATTTGCCTAA
- a CDS encoding DUF6362 family protein: protein MALSTTDIVDRLELAAGTLRRLPNPPRSSPRRDGNTWPQVIHDVHEAYGYNKPQIRAVPSAKDIGLMEEAIDWLRYVPEPDDRKILWMRAEGFRWRPICIQVGLTRSTAHRRAVAAVLTIQKLLSCPSMRNLERR, encoded by the coding sequence ATGGCACTTAGCACAACAGACATCGTTGATCGCCTGGAGCTTGCTGCTGGCACCTTGCGGCGCCTTCCCAACCCACCGAGGTCATCTCCACGGCGCGATGGCAACACCTGGCCGCAGGTGATCCATGATGTTCATGAAGCCTATGGTTACAACAAACCTCAAATCCGGGCGGTACCCAGCGCTAAAGATATAGGGCTCATGGAAGAAGCCATCGATTGGCTGCGGTACGTGCCAGAGCCCGACGACAGGAAAATACTCTGGATGCGCGCAGAAGGCTTCCGCTGGCGACCCATCTGCATTCAGGTGGGGCTCACGCGTTCCACGGCTCATCGCCGTGCTGTGGCAGCTGTACTGACCATCCAAAAATTACTCAGTTGCCCCAGCATGCGCAATTTGGAACGTCGTTAG
- a CDS encoding helix-turn-helix domain-containing protein: protein MSVQAITWAYGRSDITDPIEKFVLITIANFADEYGLCWPSQATLQEACCCSERKLRNCLTHLEALGLITRYQRRRANGSRRSDIFALSGFAERKPITDKNDHPALENLEAIKPGTTNRHHVPEGPSSNRHVVPLPTGTWCPP from the coding sequence ATGAGCGTTCAAGCCATCACCTGGGCCTATGGGCGGAGCGACATCACCGATCCAATCGAGAAGTTTGTGCTCATCACCATCGCCAACTTTGCAGATGAGTACGGCCTGTGCTGGCCATCGCAAGCCACGTTGCAGGAGGCGTGCTGCTGCTCGGAGCGCAAACTCCGCAACTGTCTAACCCATCTGGAAGCGCTGGGCCTCATCACACGCTATCAGCGTCGTCGCGCCAATGGCTCACGCAGGTCCGATATTTTCGCCCTTTCAGGCTTTGCCGAACGCAAGCCTATCACCGATAAAAATGACCATCCTGCCCTTGAAAATCTGGAGGCGATCAAACCAGGAACAACCAACCGGCACCACGTGCCGGAAGGCCCCTCCAGCAACCGGCATGTGGTGCCGCTACCAACCGGCACGTGGTGCCCCCCTTGA
- a CDS encoding helix-turn-helix domain-containing protein — MEDNVPTPEPEQTEPKAVLDGWMTRAELAKELGVCVDTLSRWQTMRIGPPCVRTGRRVFYRREGVLDWLRQKEIRENRISNL; from the coding sequence ATGGAAGACAACGTCCCTACCCCAGAACCTGAACAAACAGAACCTAAGGCCGTTCTCGATGGTTGGATGACACGGGCTGAGCTTGCCAAAGAGCTAGGCGTTTGCGTTGACACTCTGAGCCGCTGGCAGACCATGCGCATTGGACCGCCGTGCGTGCGCACAGGACGGCGGGTGTTCTATCGCCGGGAAGGTGTACTCGACTGGCTCAGGCAAAAGGAAATTCGCGAGAACCGGATCTCAAACCTATGA